Genomic segment of Pseudothermotoga hypogea DSM 11164 = NBRC 106472:
GGAGACGAAGACGAAGCATTCGAATCAGCGAGTCGAGTGGTGTCTCAGATCAAAGCCAAAGTTTCGGATGTACCCATTCACGTCTTCGGCACGGCTATCTTTCGGGAAAAGCCACATCTGTTCGAGAGGATCGTTCGGAAGTTTGGCTTGAAAGGAGAAATACTCTCTGAGGAAGACGAAGCTTATTTCACCTACATGAGCGTGGATCCAAGCTTCGAGAAAGACATCACCGTGTTCGATCTGGGTGGTGGAAGTTTGGAAGTGGTGAGAAAAGATTGGTTCATGAGTCTTCCACTCGGGACGCACGTTCTGAACAATCTCTTCGATCTGTCACTTCCATCGATCCAGCAGTTCGAAGATGCCCTGAGACACGTTGAAGAAATGCTTCCTTCTTTTACGAATCCTGTCGGTATTGGGGGATCCTTCGTCGCGATCGCCTCGATGAGGATAGGAAAGTGGGATTTGAAAGCGGTCGAAGGTCTCATTCTGACTCACCACGATGTGGAAGCGGTGATCCAACAGCTAAGGGGAAACACCTTCGAGCAGGTACGTGGCTGGAACATCATACCAGCTGGAAGAGAGAAAACCATCGTTGCAGGCTGCGCCGTTGCGCTCGCGATAGCGAAACGTGGATCAATAAAGGTTTCAACGAAGGGTTTCAGACACACCCTCGCGAGAATGTTGGAAGAAGGAGGAATACAAAGACCTTGGGTCAGGGGTCGCTGAAATTTGTGCCGTGGTTCTCGTGTGATCTATTAGGACCGACGGCAGGAAAAATTCTTTGAGGTGATTTTTCGAGACTGGCGTGCCCGGGGAGATTTGAACTCCCGGCCTCCAGATCCGCAGTCTGGCGCTCTATCCAGCTGAGCTACGGGCACGCACTGGCGGAGAGGGAGGGATTCGAACCCTCGGTGGAGGAATACCTCCACACTTGCTTAGCAGGCAAGCGCCTTCGACCACTCGGCCACCTCTCCGAACCGCTCCCGTCGAGAGGCTAAAAGCCCCTGTGCTGGTATCTATTCTAACACAACCAGACAGAGCCTTAAACCTGAAGACGCCGATCTTGCGATTTGGCTGGCTTATGCCAGGATGTCTTTATTAAGACCACACAGCATTTCCACGTATTACATTATACTCCGCTCCGGAGAAAGATCAAGATCTCCGCAGAACCGAGCCGGAAAGTTCATCCATATTTGGATTCTCGTTGAACGGCCGTGTGCGGTGGTAAATGAAACAGATGTGTATCTTTTCCCTTTAAAAGTTGTGCTTCATGTATAATAAAAGAAATTAACAACGGATGGTGAGTATTCGAATGAGATCTGTGGTGTTTTTGTTTTTCTTAATTGGTAGTTGTGCGATCGCTCAAATGTTTTCTGCCGCTGAGGTCTTACAAGATGCCGAGTTTGTCTATCAGAAGTTGAAAGATGTGCACGTCAACATATTTCATACGTTTTCTGAAATCGAGGCAGAGGAAGAGTTTTCCAAACTGAAATCGCGTCTCAGTGCTCAACAGTACTTGGGACTCCGCGAGGCCTTCAAATTGCTCTCTGAGTTTGTTGCTCTATTTAAGGACGGGCACACATATTTATCTATCACCGATCAATTTTACGAGTATCTCGATGCGGATGGCAAAATTGTGCCCATCTTAGTTTCCTTCACCGATGAAGGAATAATCATTTTAGCAGACGTCGAAGGAAAGATAAATGAACCGTGTCTTCTGATGTCTTTGAACGGAATCCCCGCAGAGGAGTTGAAGGACGAAATTCTCAGGATGATCAGTTATGAAAAAGTCTCCTTTGCCTATGTTAAGGCCTCAAAGTTGTTTCATCAATATTGCTGGGTGATCTTCAAAGAACCAGAAAGCTTTGGAGTCGAATATTCGACAAAACAGGGTGTACAACACAAAATAGAGCTTGCCCCGGTGAGCTTTGAAGAATACAAAAGCCGCAGAGATCAACTGAATCTCTCGAACGAAAAGTTGTGGGATTTTTCAACAGCTGGGAAGAACACGGCAATCTTGAGAATCGATACCTTTGGCTCGTATTACGAGAAAGATCTTAAACAGTTCATAAAGGAAGCTTTCGAGCGAGTGAAGAGAGAAGGCATCCAGAACTTAATAATAGATCTCAGGGAAAACGGCGGTGGGGACTCAAGAATTGCGGAATATCTTTATTCCTTTATAAGTGACAAGCCATACAGAATTTATGCTGAAGTACACGTGAAATATTCGGATGATGCGATCAGAAAATTGAAGATCTTCGATCCGTTGTTGCTTTTTAGAATCAAGGTGCTGAAGCAAGAAACGATTGTTTACAGAAACAGTCTAAAGAAACCGAAAAAGAATGATCTGTTGTTCAACGGAAACATCTTTGTGCTGACTGGATCACAGACTTTTTCAGCCGCTACCGACTTTGCCGCCATGACGAAGGACTTAATGATCGCCACGATAGTTGGCGAAGAAACAGGAGGGCTCGCATCAAGTTATGGGGACGTTTTGCCTCTCACCCTACCAAACACGGGACTTCGGCTCGGCGTATCCTTCAAATACTTCGTTCGCTGTGGGGGGTTTGACGACAAAAGAGGCGTGATACCAGATGTAGTCATTCGAGCAGATCCCCATTCTGTTTTACAAGGAGTCGATCAGGCGGTCCAAACTGTGCTCGAGATAGTGAGAAGTGATGATAGAGCGAAAGAAAGACGGTAAGATTGGTACACTCCCAATCTCTTGAAGAGGTAACGCTGTAAAAGGAAAATGGGAAAGGATTTATTTCATTTGGCAAGCTTTAGCAAAAGTTTCACGATAGGATTGAACAGTTTTGGTGGCCGGTAGGTTCCTCTTTTTGCCTCTTCGAACAATTCCACAGATTTTTTCACATGATATTCGATCATCTTTTTTCCCCTTCCTGGATCGGCCAGCGAGGGATCTCCGAGATAGTAAGGATTTTGTTGGTCACTGATCCAGTCGACCGTAACCGCCAAACTCTCGGCTTTGAGAAATCTCAAGAGTTTGCCGAGGAAGGTTTCTCTACTTGGAAAGTATCGTGGAAGATCTTTCGTTCTCACCATGCTTGAATCCACATGGAGCATCAGTGAAGTTTCGTTCGTGCCGGCGTGAAGATCTTTCGCATCGCCGTTCATACCTGCGGGAATCTTGATCTCTTCTAAATCGTTCAGCATGTCTTGGAAGATGTGAAGGAACGGTACGACCAAGTTGAAACCGTACTTCTCTTTCAACTTCTTCGAAGCTTCAGCGAGTGCGAGCTGGTGTCTTGGACCACCATGGTTGTCGAAAATGATCCAGTGTTTGAAGTTCATCTTGGCAAGGTGAGAGCCTATTTCGAAGATGAGTCTTTTGAACGTTCCATAACTCAACCAGATCGAGCCGAAGACGGGTTGTGCGTCGCTGCCGAGAGGAATCTCAAACAGTTTCACAACCTCGTGATCCTTTTTTAGAATCTGGCAGGTCTCTTCCATCACTCTTCGCGCTATGAAAACGTCGGTTCCTAAAGGAAGATGTCTTCCGTGCGTCTCGGTGGGAGAAACGACCGAAACGAAGACGGTCTTTTCTCTGTCGAGCTTCGAGACTTCCTCACACGTGAGCGAGAGATAGTCTTTCACGTTATCACCCCGCTTCAGCGATTCTTCAACTTCAGATAGTGTTTCTCAACGATCGATCTTTTGTAATTCGTGAGAATTTGCATATCCTGAGCCTGCAGGTTCGGTCTGTTGGAAGTATCGACGATCGGAGCGATGTTGAAGTTGATCTCACGATTTTCGAACATGTCGAGTGTCAAGACGATGGCTGAACCTGTTGAAGGGTTTCCACCCACATAGCCATAGTAACCGTAAAGATCACCATAGCTCAACTGTCCGTCACCATCGAAGTCAAGCCAAGCGTAGATCTTCACCCTCGGTTTTTTGACTTCGAGAACGAACTGACCCAAACCGTTCGCTACAGTCATGTTGTCTAACTTGCCATTCTCATCCACGCTGAAGACGATCAACGGCTTCCAGCCATCTTCAAAAGTCACCGCCGCGTAGGCATCTACCAAGCCTGCGCCGTAATAGATATCGTGTCCCGAAGGGCCAAGGTCGATCGCCGTTGCCCTCAAAACGTTTCTTATGTTCTCGATACCCACGATGCCTTGAGAGATCATGAGAGCGACGATGCCGGTCACGTGCGGTGCTGCCATGGAAGTTCCTAAGCTATAAACGTACGCTCCACCTCTGTAAGTACTCAAGATCGCCTGATTTTCATCCCCACCCGGTGCCACGACGTCGAGTTCTGGTCCGTAGTCTGAATAGCTGGCTCTTCTGGCATCTATCGTGACGGCGCCAACGGCGATGGTTTCTGGATAGGCGGCAGGATAGTCGATACCAGAACTTCCATCGTTTCCAGCGGCGCAGACCATGACGACATCGTTTTGATAAGCGTACCTGACGGCAGCTTCTACCTCAGGAGATGGATCTCGAGAACCCAGTGAGGCGTTTATGACCTTCGCGCCGTGATCGACGGCATAGACGACGGCTTTGGCAAAGTAAAATACATCGCCAGTCCCATCGCCGCGGAGGACTTTCAACGGCATTATCTTTACCCTCTGACCCCACGTCACACCCGCCACACCTTTGTTGTTGTTCGTCAAAGCTGCGATGATTCCAGTCACGTGTGTTCCATGACCATTGTCGTCCTGTGGATAGGCGTCGTTCTCGACAAAGTCATAACCTGGCACGAAGATGCCTTGAAGATCTTCGTGTGAAAAGTCCACACCCGAGTCGATGACGGCGATCGTTACGATGTCGCTACCTTTTGTCACAGACCAAGCTTCTGGAACTCTGATGAGTCCAAGGTTCCATTGAAGAGGAAAGTGAGTGTCGTTCGGTGTGATGCTCGAAAGGGTCATTAGACGGTGGGGTTCGATGCCAAGGAAACCTGGAATTTTGGAAAGTTCCTCACGCAACGAGGAAATTTCGGTGGAGGTTTCCAAAAGATAATAGATCTCATCTTGCACGCGAAGTTGATCCAGAACCTTACCCAGCAACGAAAGCTTTTGTTTCACACTCGATCTTGCATCGAATCGAACCACGTACTGATTGTCGATGATGTCCGACTCAACTTTTTTGCTCAACGATGAAACAGTCGGAAAGCTCATCGATTTCGTCACATCCCCAACGTACGCAGAGACCTTCCCATACACAGTTGCAGAAAATTTAGGTTGCGTGCTGAACAGTTTGTCAAAAGCAACGCTGAAAGCGCCATGAACAAGACGAAAATGATACTTCGAAACTTTCCTCTAAGTGTCATTCGAATCACCAAGAACATCATAACACGATCGATCTTCAGGTTCGCAGAGAACTCTTTGGACCACCTTACGCCCTATAATGAAGCGAAAAAATTCCCAGCACAGTGGCTGGGAATTTTTAAAAACTGAAAAGATCATCTTCTGAGATCGAATCTGTCAAGATTCATGACCTTGTCCCACGCTTTTATGAAATCCTGGACAAACTTTTCTTTCGCATCGTCACAAGCGTAAACCTCTGCGACTGCGCGGAGTTCATCGTGGTGTCCAAAGATGAGGTCCACTCGCGTTGCTCTGAATTTGAGAGAACCATCCTTTCTGTTGTACCCCTCGAAGATGTAGCGATGTTCATCCGCTGACTTCCACGCGATTGACATGTCGAGCAGGTTCACAAAGAAGTGGTTCGTTAGAACACCAGGAGTTTGTGTCAGAACACCAAGACTATTGTATTTGTAGACCGCTCCTAATACTCTCAGACCACCAACGAGCACGACGAGCTCCGGCACATTGAGCTTCAAAAGCTCGGCTTTGTCAACAAGATGGTACTCTGGCGTGGTGTACACATCTTTCTCATCTATCTTGCTCGGATCTTTGAAGTAGTTTCTGAAGCCATCCGCGAAAGGTTCTATCTCCTTGTAGAATTCCACCTCCACTTGCTCTTGCGAAGCGTCCACCCTACCCGGAATGAACGGAACTTTCACATCAAACCCCGCTTTTCTCGCAGCTTCTTCGATGGCTGCACATCCTCCAAGGACTATCAGATCGGCAATGGAAACTCTCTTTTTACTACTTTTTTCCTCTTGTTCTTGGTTGAACTGTTGTTGTATCGCTTCGTAAACAGCCATAACTCTCTTCAGATCATCTGGATGGTTGACTTCCCATTGGTTCAATGGATACAACCTTATTCTCGCTCCATTTGCCCCGCCCCTTCTGTCTGAATCTCTGTAAGTGGAAGCTGAAGACCATGCGGTGTAGACCAACTGTTGGATGCTCAGACCAGATCCGAGAATCTTATCTTTCAACTGTTTAATATCTTCCTCGTCTATCAGCTCGTAGTCCCTCGTTGGCAACGGATCTTGCCAGATGAATTCTTCTTTTGGAACGTAAGGTCCGACGTAACATGACTTGGGTCCCATGTCTCGGTGGGTGAGTTTGAACCAAGCGACAGCGAAGGCTCTTTCAAATTCTTTCGGGTTTTCGAGGAATCTTCTCGCGATCTTCGAATAGACAGGATCGAACTTGAGGGCAAGATCAGCGGTGAGCATCCTCGGTTTATGCTTCTTGTTGGGATCGAATGGATCTGGAACTATCTCTGGGGCGTTCTTCGCCACCCATTGGTGTTTTCCATCTGGGCTCTTTTCGAGTTCCCATTCGAATTCCAAGAGGAACTTCAGATACTGAATTCCAAAGCGTGTGGGCTTCGAGGACCATATGACTTCGAAGCCAGATGTATAGGTGTGAGGTCCTTTACCGGTCTCGTAACCGTACTTCCACCCCAAGCCCATGTCTTCCAAAGGTGAGGAGCTGGGATCTGGACCGAGTTCTTTGCTCGATCCAGCGCCGTGTGTCTTACCGAAAGAGTGACCACCGGCAATCAAAGCTACCGTTTCTTCGTCATTCATACCCATCCTTGAGAAGGCGAGCCTTATCTCCTCAGCAGATCCTAAGGGATCTGGCTTTCCCCCTGGACCCTCTGGATTGACGTAGATCAAGCCCATCTCAGTTGCCGCGAACGGCTTTTCGAGCTCACCTTCTTTGAACCGCTCTTTCCCCGTGAGCATTTCTTCTTCGGCTCCCCAATCTGGGCTTTCATCTGCTTCGAAGATGTCTTCCCTTCCCAGTGAAAATCCAAATATCTTCACACCCATGTCTTCCAGAGCAACTGTCCCGGCGAGGATTATCAAATCTGCCCACGAGAGCTTCTTACCGTACTTTTTCTTGATTGGCCAAAGGAGTCTGATGGCTTTGTCGAGGTTTATGTTGTCCGGCCAGTTTATTCTGGGTGGGAATCGAATACTTCCGTTTCTTGCCCCACCCCTACCGTCGTGGATCCTGTAGCTTCCGGCACTGTGCCATGCAAGACGGATGAACAGAGGACCGTAATGACCAAAGTCCGCGGGCCATCAGTCTTGAGAAGTCTTCATGAGTTCCTTCAAGTCCTTGATCACCGCATCGACATCGAGAGCCTCAACTTCTTTGACGTAATCGTGGTTGGTTCCATAAGGATTCGAGTTTGGACAGTTCTGCCTGAGAATTTTCAGATTCAGCCTGTTTGGCCACCAATCCGTGAGCCATCTCTTTCTCCTCTTTTCCATGGTGCCCCTCCTAACTTCTTTACTCACAGTTTACTCTACTGATTTGAATTATAGCATATCTATTTTGAAAATCCAACTTAATAAGTGGTCCTCACAACCGAGCTACAGTGGAGGATACCGTTGGAAACTTTAAGCAATTGTATAATCTCAAGTGTCAGCTCATCACAACTTTGGTTTTGGAGAATGATATCAGAGAGGTGAGACTGTGATACCAACCGCGAAGAGGATCACCAAGCTTCAAGGAGTTTTCCATCTGCCCGAATCTGGGAAGATCTTTTCGAGGATTGAATCTTTCAAGATCGCGAAGATGCTCAAGCGAGAGTTAGCTTCCTGGGGGAAAGATTTTTCCATCGTCTCACATTCCAGTAACGGTTCAACCTTCGAGCTTTTGCTCGACGAGAACTTGGTGAACCATCCACAAGGTAACAGGATCGTCGTTCAAGGATCGAAAGTCAGTTTCGTTGCCGCAACGAACCAAGGTTTGTTCTACGCGGTTCAGACTTTCAAGCAACTCTTGAGAGAGCGGAACGGTTCACTCGAACCCGTTCTGATCGAGGACGAACCAGACTTCGAGAACAGAGCCTTCATGCTCGACATAAGCAGAGATAGAGTGCCCAAGATGGAGACGCTGAAGAGACTCGTTGATCTTCTATCTGAACTCAAATACAATCAACTTCAGCTCTACATGGAACACACGTTTGCCTACGAAAAGCACGAGAAGGTCTGGAAAGATTATTCTCCTCTGACGCACGAAGAAATCTTGGAGCTCGACGAATACTGTCGTGAACGTTTCATAGAGCTGGTACCGAACCAGAATTGTTTTGGCCATTTAGAAAAATGGCTCATGCACGATGAGTACAAACATCTGGCAGAGTGTCCCGACGGTTTCGTCTTCCCCTGGGGCGTTCCATCCGGTCCATTTTCGCTTTCGCCCACAGTGGAGGAATCTTTGAAGTTCGTAGGATCATTGCTGGAAGAGCTTCTGCCACATTTTTCCAGCACGAAGGTCAACGTCGGTGCCGATGAAACCTTCGATCTGGGGCTGGGTAGATCGAAAGAACTCTGCGAGAGGTTGGGGAAGGGCAGGGTCTATCTGAACTTTCTGCTCGATCTCTACAGAATCGTCAAAAGACACGGCAAGACCATGATGTTCTGGGGAGATATCATAAAGAACTATCCAGAGTTGGTGGGTGAACTTCCAAAAGACGTCATTGCTTTGCTGTGGGGTTATGAAGAAGATCATCCTTACGAGAGTGAGTGTGAACTGTTCGCGAGCAAAGGCGTTAGTTTTTACGTCTGCCCAGGCACTTCCAGCTGGAACTCCTTCGTGGGTAGGCTCGACAACGCATTGGGAAACGTAAGAAATGCCGTTAAGAATGGAAAAAAGTTTGGTGCTTTGGGATTTCTTCTCACCGACTGGGGTGACAACGGCCATCCACAGCATCTTGCGGTTTCGATACTTCCGATCGTCTACGCGGCCACATTGGGCTGGAACTCGTCGGTGGACCTTCCGACGAGTGAACTTTCGAAGGAAACAGACCTTCACATCTTTAAGATTGAGTCTTTTTCTGAAAAACTTTGCGTCCTCGGGAACATGTACAAAAAATTGAGCGTTCAGTTGCCGAACGCGAGTGCCTATTTCATGGCTTTGATGTTTCCTGAAAGATTTCTCGAAAACTTGGACGCCCTGAACGAGAAGGACGTCGAAACGATCAGAGAGAGTCTCGAGCAGATAGAGAGTGTATGTCGTGAGCTTTTCAAACTTCGAAACGAGTCCAACAGGATCTTCGTGGATGGGATCGTCAACAACGCAGAAATGCTCAAACTCGCGATGGAATGGATCTTGATGGCGAAAAGGTTTGGACGGATCGATCGGATCGACGAAGTGATCTGGAAAGATTTCACGACCAGATTCAGTAGGATCGTCGAGGAATACAAAAACCTGTGGCTCGAATCGAACAGACCGGGCGGACTGAGTCAGAGCGTCGATAAACTGACGAGGTTGTTGAAGTTGAGATAGCGGGCTCGATCAACTCAGTAAACGGTCACTTTGCGCTTTGTTTTGCCTTGCGCCAGTAGAGAATACCCACCGGAATCCAACACATGATCGTGCTGATGGGTGTGAAACTGCAGTGTGCGTAGTAACCCAGAAGGCAAGGTTTGCTCGCTCCAGGTATGGGCAACAGCGTCCAGATACCGAGACCTATCAATACGATGATGATCCAGCCATGGCGCTTCATTCTCTTATCCCCTTTCCCCGTGAAAGCATGAACGATGGCGAATCAGAAGATCTTTCTCCTGTAGTGACAGTAGGGCTTTTTCCCCGTTTTCGCGTAGTAATCTTGATGATAATCTTCAGCGAGCCAGAAGTCGCTCGCTTTTCTTATTTGAGTTGCGACTCTGTACTTTTGTGAGAGTTGATCCTTTATCCTCTCGGCCACCTCGCGTTGTCTTTCGTTCGTGTAGAAGATCACACTCTTGTACTGCTCGCCGATGTCTGGCCCTTGACCGTCTTCCTGTGTGAAGTCGTGGATCTCAAAGAAATATTTGACGAGCGATTCTTCGTCGATCTTCCCGGGGTCGAAGATGACCTCAACGGTCTCGTAATGCCCCGTCAATCCGGTGCACACTTGCTCGTAGGTTGGATTCTTCCTTTTGCCACCCATGTATCCGACCCGAGTGTCGAAGACACCTTCCAGTTGTTTGAAAAGGTGTTCAACTCCCCAGAAACAGCCACCCGCGAAGAACATCCTATCTATGGGTGGTTTCTGGCCTTCTGGGACGAAGACGAGAGAGACTGAGTTGACGCAGTGACGAACGTTCTTCTGGGTGAATCCTTCGCCGTGGAAGACGTGGCCCAAGTGTGCCCCACAGTAGGAGCAAAGGATCTCGATCCTGACACCGTCTCGGTCGAGTTGCTTCTTGATCGCACCCGGTATCTCGTCGTCGAAGGCGGGCCAGCCACAACCAGAATGGAACTTGTCTGAGGAGTTGTACAACGGTATTCCACAATTTTTGCACACATAGATGCCCTTTTCGAAATGATCGGTGTACTCACCAGAGAAAGGTGGTTCTGTTCGCTTTTCGAACAGGACGAACCTCTCAAAGTCGTTCAGGCTGGGATTGATGATTCTTCTCATTACATCACACCTCGTTGTTCATTGTACCATAGACCGAGATCTTCACTGGTCGAATGGAAATGAGAGATTCACTTCAGAGAAATCTCGATCCATCATAATCGCACCAAGGGGGTGTTCGATTTGGTCGTCGTGATTGAAAGGCTCAAAAAAAGGTTCGGCCCCATAGAGGCAGTCAAGGGCATAAGTTTTGAGATCGAACGTGGGGAGATATTCGGACTCATTGGACCCAATGGCGCCGGAAAGACCACCACGCTCAGGATCATCTCGACTCTGTTGAAACCAGACGAAGGAAAAGTTTTGGTCTTCGGCCACGACGTGCAGAAGGAACCTCACGAGGTTCGAAAGCTGATAAGTTATCTTCCCGAGGACGCGGGGGCTTACAAGGAACTGACGGGGCTTGAATATTTGAAGTTCGTAGCTCGTTTTTTTGCAAGAGAAGAAAAGGAATTCCAAGCGATGTTGGAACGAGGTGTTCAGATCGCGAACCTCAACGAGAGGTTGAAATCGAAGGTGTCCACGTACAGTAAGGGAATGACCAGAAGACTCCTCATCGCCAGGGCACTCATGGTGAATCCAAAACTTGCCATACTCGATGAACCCACATCTGGCCTCGATGTGCTGAACGCACGAGAGATGAGGAACATCATAAAGAACTTCGCGGGCGATGGAGGAACGGTCCTTCTGTCCTCGCACAACATGCTCGAGGTGGAGTTCCTCTGTGATAGGATCGCGTTGATCAACAGCGGGCAGATCGTCGAAATCGGAAAGCCAGAAGAACTGAAGCGCAAATACTCAGCTTCCAACATCGAAGAAGTATTTGCGGAGGTGGTTCGATGTTCTGGAACCTGCTGAAAAAAGAGTTGAGAGAGGTGCTAACCGTTTCGAGCGTGATTTCTATCGTTGCGATGGCCCTCATATACGCGATGATAGGAAAAAGCGTTGGTAGCATAACGGAAGAAGTTTCGAAGAAACTGACCGTTGCGGTTGTGAATTTGGACAAGGGGG
This window contains:
- a CDS encoding beta-N-acetylhexosaminidase, with the translated sequence MIPTAKRITKLQGVFHLPESGKIFSRIESFKIAKMLKRELASWGKDFSIVSHSSNGSTFELLLDENLVNHPQGNRIVVQGSKVSFVAATNQGLFYAVQTFKQLLRERNGSLEPVLIEDEPDFENRAFMLDISRDRVPKMETLKRLVDLLSELKYNQLQLYMEHTFAYEKHEKVWKDYSPLTHEEILELDEYCRERFIELVPNQNCFGHLEKWLMHDEYKHLAECPDGFVFPWGVPSGPFSLSPTVEESLKFVGSLLEELLPHFSSTKVNVGADETFDLGLGRSKELCERLGKGRVYLNFLLDLYRIVKRHGKTMMFWGDIIKNYPELVGELPKDVIALLWGYEEDHPYESECELFASKGVSFYVCPGTSSWNSFVGRLDNALGNVRNAVKNGKKFGALGFLLTDWGDNGHPQHLAVSILPIVYAATLGWNSSVDLPTSELSKETDLHIFKIESFSEKLCVLGNMYKKLSVQLPNASAYFMALMFPERFLENLDALNEKDVETIRESLEQIESVCRELFKLRNESNRIFVDGIVNNAEMLKLAMEWILMAKRFGRIDRIDEVIWKDFTTRFSRIVEEYKNLWLESNRPGGLSQSVDKLTRLLKLR
- a CDS encoding S8 family peptidase, encoding MTKSMSFPTVSSLSKKVESDIIDNQYVVRFDARSSVKQKLSLLGKVLDQLRVQDEIYYLLETSTEISSLREELSKIPGFLGIEPHRLMTLSSITPNDTHFPLQWNLGLIRVPEAWSVTKGSDIVTIAVIDSGVDFSHEDLQGIFVPGYDFVENDAYPQDDNGHGTHVTGIIAALTNNNKGVAGVTWGQRVKIMPLKVLRGDGTGDVFYFAKAVVYAVDHGAKVINASLGSRDPSPEVEAAVRYAYQNDVVMVCAAGNDGSSGIDYPAAYPETIAVGAVTIDARRASYSDYGPELDVVAPGGDENQAILSTYRGGAYVYSLGTSMAAPHVTGIVALMISQGIVGIENIRNVLRATAIDLGPSGHDIYYGAGLVDAYAAVTFEDGWKPLIVFSVDENGKLDNMTVANGLGQFVLEVKKPRVKIYAWLDFDGDGQLSYGDLYGYYGYVGGNPSTGSAIVLTLDMFENREINFNIAPIVDTSNRPNLQAQDMQILTNYKRSIVEKHYLKLKNR
- a CDS encoding bifunctional methionine sulfoxide reductase B/A protein, which gives rise to MRRIINPSLNDFERFVLFEKRTEPPFSGEYTDHFEKGIYVCKNCGIPLYNSSDKFHSGCGWPAFDDEIPGAIKKQLDRDGVRIEILCSYCGAHLGHVFHGEGFTQKNVRHCVNSVSLVFVPEGQKPPIDRMFFAGGCFWGVEHLFKQLEGVFDTRVGYMGGKRKNPTYEQVCTGLTGHYETVEVIFDPGKIDEESLVKYFFEIHDFTQEDGQGPDIGEQYKSVIFYTNERQREVAERIKDQLSQKYRVATQIRKASDFWLAEDYHQDYYAKTGKKPYCHYRRKIF
- a CDS encoding Ppx/GppA phosphatase family protein, producing the protein MRETLRGRQVVWYLLSKLCEVIGVVAVVDLGSNSFILLVQHEGETLLEEVYEVGLKSIGDEDEAFESASRVVSQIKAKVSDVPIHVFGTAIFREKPHLFERIVRKFGLKGEILSEEDEAYFTYMSVDPSFEKDITVFDLGGGSLEVVRKDWFMSLPLGTHVLNNLFDLSLPSIQQFEDALRHVEEMLPSFTNPVGIGGSFVAIASMRIGKWDLKAVEGLILTHHDVEAVIQQLRGNTFEQVRGWNIIPAGREKTIVAGCAVALAIAKRGSIKVSTKGFRHTLARMLEEGGIQRPWVRGR
- a CDS encoding S41 family peptidase — translated: MRSVVFLFFLIGSCAIAQMFSAAEVLQDAEFVYQKLKDVHVNIFHTFSEIEAEEEFSKLKSRLSAQQYLGLREAFKLLSEFVALFKDGHTYLSITDQFYEYLDADGKIVPILVSFTDEGIIILADVEGKINEPCLLMSLNGIPAEELKDEILRMISYEKVSFAYVKASKLFHQYCWVIFKEPESFGVEYSTKQGVQHKIELAPVSFEEYKSRRDQLNLSNEKLWDFSTAGKNTAILRIDTFGSYYEKDLKQFIKEAFERVKREGIQNLIIDLRENGGGDSRIAEYLYSFISDKPYRIYAEVHVKYSDDAIRKLKIFDPLLLFRIKVLKQETIVYRNSLKKPKKNDLLFNGNIFVLTGSQTFSAATDFAAMTKDLMIATIVGEETGGLASSYGDVLPLTLPNTGLRLGVSFKYFVRCGGFDDKRGVIPDVVIRADPHSVLQGVDQAVQTVLEIVRSDDRAKERR
- a CDS encoding ABC transporter ATP-binding protein; the encoded protein is MVVVIERLKKRFGPIEAVKGISFEIERGEIFGLIGPNGAGKTTTLRIISTLLKPDEGKVLVFGHDVQKEPHEVRKLISYLPEDAGAYKELTGLEYLKFVARFFAREEKEFQAMLERGVQIANLNERLKSKVSTYSKGMTRRLLIARALMVNPKLAILDEPTSGLDVLNAREMRNIIKNFAGDGGTVLLSSHNMLEVEFLCDRIALINSGQIVEIGKPEELKRKYSASNIEEVFAEVVRCSGTC
- a CDS encoding creatininase family protein; this translates as MKDYLSLTCEEVSKLDREKTVFVSVVSPTETHGRHLPLGTDVFIARRVMEETCQILKKDHEVVKLFEIPLGSDAQPVFGSIWLSYGTFKRLIFEIGSHLAKMNFKHWIIFDNHGGPRHQLALAEASKKLKEKYGFNLVVPFLHIFQDMLNDLEEIKIPAGMNGDAKDLHAGTNETSLMLHVDSSMVRTKDLPRYFPSRETFLGKLLRFLKAESLAVTVDWISDQQNPYYLGDPSLADPGRGKKMIEYHVKKSVELFEEAKRGTYRPPKLFNPIVKLLLKLAK